A window of Thiocapsa bogorovii genomic DNA:
CTCCCCATGCGCCTGATCCAGGAAGCACTCACCTTCGACGACGTCCTGCTTGTCCCGGCCCACTCGCGGGTGCTCCCGAACGAGGTCGATTTCCAGACCCGGCTGACCCGCGACATTACCCTTAAGATTCCGCTCGTTTCGGCCGCGATGGATACGGTCACGGAGGCACGTCTGGCGATCGCAATGGCGCTGGAAGGCGGTATCGGGATCATCCACAAAAACATGAACGCCGAGCGCCAGGCCCGCGAGGTCATGGCGGTCAAACGCTACGAAAGCGGGATCATCCGCAACCCCATCACGGTCGGGCCTCAAACCAGCATCGGCGAGGTGCTGAAGCTGACCCACGCGCACAATATCTCGGGCGTGCCGGTCACCGAGAACGGCCTGCTGGTCGGCATCGTCACGGGGCGGGATCTGCGCTTCGAGACCCGCATGACCGAGCCGGTCTCGACCATCATGACCCCGCAGGAACGCCTGGTGACCGTGCGCGAGGGCGCCAGCCGCGAGGACGTCGTACGACTCCTTCACGAGCACCGTATCGAGAAGGTCCTGGTGATCAACGACAAGTTCGAGCTGCGCGGACTCATCACGGTCAAGGACATCCAGAAGGCGAAGGACTTTCCCAAGGCCTCGCGCGACGCCCAAGAGCGGCTGCGCTGCGGTGCGGCCGTGAGCGTCGGCAAGGGAACGGACGAGCGCGTCGCCGCCTTGGTCGAGGCCGGGGTGGACGTAATCGTCGTCGATACGGCCCACGGGCACTCGCAAGGTGTGCTGGATCGGGTCGAGTGGGTCAAGGTCCGCTACCCGGAGGTCCAGGTCATCGGCGGCAATATCGCCACAGCGGATGCAGCCCGCGCGCTGGTCGACGCGGGTGCCGACGCGGTGAAGGTCGGGATCGGGCCGGGTTCCATCTGCACCACCCGCATCGTGGCCGGTGTCGGCGTCCCGCAGATCACGGCGGTCGCGAACGTCACCGAGGCATTGGAGGGCACGGGCGTCCCGCTGATCGCCGACGGCGGTCTGCGTTTCTCCGGAGATGTCGCCAAGGTCATCGCCGCCGGGGCCAACAGCGTCATGATCGGCGGACTCTTCGCCGGTACCGATGAGGCGCCCGGAGAGGTCGAGATTTACCAGGGACGCTCCTACAAGTCCTACCGCGGGATGGGCTCGCTCGGGGCGATGGGCTCGTCCGAAGGCTCGAGCGATCGCTACTTCCAGGAAGAGACCGAGAAGGAAAAGCTGGTCCCGGAAGGCATCGAGGGGCGGGTGCCGTACAAGGGCAGCGTGCTGAACGTCATCCACCAGCTGGTCGGCGGCTTGGGATCGAGCATGGGCTACACCGGCTGCGCGACGATCGAGGAGATGCGCACCAAACCGCAGTTCGTGCGCGTGAGCGCCGCGGGGATGCGCGAGTCCCACGTGCACGACGTGCAGATTACGAAAGAAGCACCGAACTATCGGATCGACAATTGATTGCTTGCGCCGGATTGTGCTTTGGGCACAACCCGGCGCAAGCAATCAAAATACGTCAGTAAGGTTTTCTTGCTTTTTTCTCAAACCTCGCGTCGTCGGATCTCTGTTGTCCTCTCCTTCTTCCCCGCTCGTCGTCCGGAACCATCGCCACGTTATGACCAATATTCATGCCGACCGCATCCTGATCCTCGACTTCGGGTCGCAGTACACACAGCTCATCGCGCGCAGGGTGCGCGAGGCCGGGGTGTATTGCGAGTTGCACCCGCACGACATGGCTCCGTCGGCCATCCGGGAGTTCGCACCGAGCGGCGTGATCCTGTCCGGTGGTCACCAGTCGGTCCATCAGGACGAGACGCCCCGCGCCGATTCGCTGGTGTTCGAGCTAGGCGTGCCGGTGCTGGGTATTTGTTACGGCATGCAGACGATGGCCGCACAGCTCGGGGGCAGTGTTGCCCCGGCCGTCCATCGCGAGTACGGCTACGCGCAGGTGCGCGCGCGCGGCCACTCGCGCCTGCTGCGCGACATCGAGGATCACACCAGCCCGGAGGGCTACGGCCTGCTGGATGTCTGGATGAGCCACGGCGACCGGGTCGAGGCCCTCCCCCCGGGCTTCCATGTGATTGCCGAGACCGCCAATGCGCCCTTGGCCGGCATCGCCGACGAGGAGCGCCGATTCTACGGGGTGCAGTTCCATCCGGAGGTCACCCACACCCGCCAGGGTCAGAGGATCATCGAGCGCTTTCTCCATGAGATCTGCAACTGCGGACGCCTCTGGACCCCCGGCAACATCATCGAGGACAGCATCGCCAAGATCCGCGATCAGGTCGGCAGCGACGCCGTCCTGCTTGGACTCTCGGGCGGCGTCGACTCCAGCGTCGTCGCCGCCCTGCTGCATCGCGCGATCGGCACCCAGCTGACCTGCGTCTTCGTCGACAACGGCCTGCTGCGGCTCGGCGAGGGCGATCAGGTCATGAGCACCTTCGCGCGCCACATGGGTGTGCAGGTGATCCGGGTCGATGCCGAAGACCGTTTCCTCGGCCGACTCAAGGGCGTGACCGACCCGGAGCAGAAACGCAAGATCATCGGCAACACCTTCATCGAGGTGTTCGACGACGAAGCGAGCAATCTCGTCAACGTTCAGTGGCTTGCTCAGGGCACCATCTACCCGGACGTGATCGAATCCGCCGGAGCCAAGTCCGGGAAGGCGACGGTGATCAAGTCACACCACAACGTCGGCGGTCTGCCGGAGGAGATGAACCTCAAACTGGTCGAGCCCCTGCGCGAGCTCTTCAAGGACGAGGTCCGCAAGATCGGCATCGAGCTCGGCCTGCCCTCCGAGATGGTCTATCGTCACCCCTTCCCGGGGCCCGGCCTCGGCGTGCGCATCCTGGGCGAGGTCCGAAAGGACGACGCGATCACCCTGCGCAAGGCCGACCACATCTTCATCGAAGAGCTGCGTCGCGCCGACCTCTATAATCAGGTCTCCCAGGCCTTCGCCGTCTTCCTACCGGTCCGCTCGGTCGGCGTGGTCGGCGACAACCGCCAGTACGCCCATGTGATCGCGTTGCGTGCGGTCGAAACACTCGACTTTATGACGGCGCGCTGGGCACACCTTCCCTACGACTTCCTGGATCTCGTGTGCCGGCGCATCGTCAACGAGGTACCCGGCGTATCGCGCGTCGTCTACGACATCACCGGCAAACCGCCCGGGACGATCGAGTGGGAGTGACCGCGCGGCGCGTCGCACCTTAGACCAGCCACTCGGGGAACTCGTGACACTCGCTCCGCGGTGTCACGCATGTCCTCGGCGCTCCGCGCCACGTGCCGATTGGGCCGCGTTCCCAAACCAGGTCTGCGATCACAATGTCATGTATCCAGCGCAAGCCTCCGCCGAGGCGCGCGCCTTGCCGGCGGAGCTCCGAAACACGACCGAATACTCCGGAAACCGCACGGGTCAACCCATCGATGGACCCTTCTAACGACACCGACGAGCACTGGATGCGATTGGCCCTGAGCCTCGCCGATCGAGCCGCGGCCGAGGGCGAGGTCCCGGTCGGCGCGGTCCTGGTGCTGAAGGACGAGGTCATCGGCGAGGGCTGGAACCGACCGATCGGTGCCCACGACGCGACCGCCCATGCCGAGATCCAGGCCCTGCGCGATGCCGGGCAACGCCTCGGCAATTACCGCCTCCCCGGCACGATCCTCTATGTGACCCTCGAGCCCTGCGTCATGTGCGCGGGCGCGATCATCCATGCGCGCGTCGGCGAGGTGGTCTTCGGAGCGGCGGATCCGAAGGCGGGCGCCTGCGGGAGCCTCTTCGACATCCTGCCGTCGGACGGGCGATTCAATCACCGCACCGGATGCCGCGGAGGCGTCCTCGCCGAGGCGTGCGGCGAGACGCTGCGTGGCTTCTTCCAGGCCAGGCGCCGACGACAGACGATCCCGACGATAGACAAGTAAGTTTCCGCGACTTACACTTACGGGCTTGTCGAAGGCGAGCAACTCGCACGACCGACAAACCTGGAGAGGTGCCGGAGTGGCCGAACGGGCTTGACTCGAAATCAAGAGAAGGCGCAAGCCTTCCGTGGGTTCGAATCCCACCCTCTCCGCCAGTCACGCTCGAGCAACCGATCGAGAGCCCGCTTACCGAAGTCGGCTCAACCGCAACCGCCCCCGGACCCGTTCACCACGCGAACCTCGGCCTACGGCGCGTCGACCGGGCTCGGTCGCGCCGTGCTCCGCTCGCCGAAATCTCCACGCGCCGAGGCGCCCTCTCGTCAAGACTCGCCGCCGGTCTTCTCTCGACCGCTCGTCTCATCGTTCCGCGTCTCGTCCTTGTTGTCGAAGTCCTTGTACGGATTCTTGGAAATGAGGTGGCGAAGCCAAAAGAAGAGTCCGAGGAGAGCAATGGCTTCCACAACCGCGAACGATCGGGTGTACTCCATGGAGGCGTCCTCTCGGAAAGTATGTTAGAGGCACGAACGTTGCCACAGGTTGCCTGCATCACAAACAACATTCGGACACCGAGGTGGTGTCGGGGAGATCGACGCGAAGTCGAAAACGGCGACGACCTCAGCTGCCGGAGAACCAATGCCGTCGCCGAGTGCCGTCATCTCGTTACGCTCGCCGAGGTCAAAGCGGTCGGTCCCGGGACTTGGGTTGGCTTTGGACTGCGGCCGGAAACTGCAATAGACTGAGTTTGCAGGGTCAATGATCGAGGTCTCGGAGCCTTCCCGGCCGCCCGACTCGCGGCGAGGCCCTTTCCGAACCGGCGCATGCCATCGACGGCGAACCCCGGCCCGATCCACGAGGATTCGCGAGGCTCGATCGATGAACAAACACCCGTCTGTCGTCGTGCGCCCGATTCGCGCCTGCGCCTGCGGCGCATTGCTGCTCGCCTCGCAGGTCTCGGCCGATCCGGCGGTCGGCGGATCTTGCGAGGCCGAGGTCGGCGTCATCGCAGGCGATTACATCGCATGTCTGTTGGCAGCCCGCGCCGATAGCCTGAATGGCCAGGCACAGGACCCGGCACGAATGGCCGTCGGTCTCGAGGACTGCGATCGCGAGCATCTGCGGCGTTACGTCGAGACGGTCCTGCGGGACCCCGCGTCCTGTCCCGGTGCGGAGGAATCCTTGGATGGCATCTTCAAGCACCTCCGGCAGTTGCACGATGGCGCCTTGGACGCGGTCGATCAGGTGGCGCTGATCGTCTCCGGTCGGTCGACCACGCCGGTCGCCGGAAACATCATCCTATTCAACAACTGCGCCCTGCCCTTGAAGCTGATGTCGGACACCAATGCCACGATCGACGGCAATGTCCTGCAGGCGGGGGATCAAGAGACCTTCCCGATCGGCGAACTTCACGTGGGGAGTCCGAACAAGATCTTGGTCGCACCGGTGACCACCAGGGACCAATGCCGAGAACTGGCGTGCGAGGATTGGACCGCGGTGCAGCCGAACACAGTGCAACGCGAGCCCGGGATGTGGGAGCACCCGAACCTGACTTACGCGGCCTACTGTCAGCCGACGAATGCGGGTGCCGCACAATGCTTGAGCGATCCCGCCGAGACGCCATGCTGCGGTCCGAAAATGAACTACGACAAGACATTCGGAACCCATTTGGAGTTGACGCCGGATTTCCAGGGCCAGGACTTCGTGAACCTCAGCACCAACGCCATGCCTCCCTTGCTTTGCGGCCCTGGGGTCGACCCGAACAACTGTGTAACAGTAAGCGCCAATATCTTCTTCAACCTGCCGATCCAGGTCGACATGGCCGGCGGAGACTGTGCATGCGACAGCCTTGGAAACCGCACTCAGTTGATTTGTACAACAGTGAGTTGCGAAGATGCTTACCAATATCCCCTCGATCCGAAGCAATGCGCCTGTTCGAGCGGCGGCCAGCGCGGCTATACCGTGACCTACTGCCCGGAGGGCTCGCCGCTGCCGCGGATTCCGAGCGCGCCTTGAGCCGGCGGCGCAAGGGCACGAGCGTCACGCTCATGGCATCGGTATTCCGGCATGGGAAATCGGGGCGGACCCGACAGATGCCGTTTCGAGGTGCCCGCACTGTCGCTGGAACTCTATCGTATACGAGCAACTCCACTGGCTGGACTTCGACCAGCAAGTCAATCCGCCTGTTACCGCGTTAGGTCCATTCTTGTAATCAGCCATTGCATGATTGCAAGACCTAACCCTACTTTCCTTTTCATAGCTGATCCAGAATCCGCTTGCGAATCGACTGGTATTCTTCAGCACTGATCAAGCCCTGTCTGCGCAGCCCCTCCAGTTCCTCCAGACGCTGGGCCGTCGCCCCGCTTCCGCCCGGCGAAGCCCGCGTTGCCGCCGCCGGCTGTGCGGGCACCGCTTGGGATGCGCTCACCATGGGCGCGTCAGGGCGGCAATCCAGGTCCACGGTCAGGCTGCGCTTAAGCAGTTCGTTGTCGACCTCCATGGTTTCGGGCGTGCACCCTGATCGTTCAAGCGTAAGGGTTCCTTCCCGATGCCAGTCGAGTCCCTTGCGCTGGTGCGGAAATACGCGATCCGCGTAGATCTGCATGGGCGTGGTCCCGATCACCTGGCCATTTGCCAACACGGTCGCGCCAGTCGGATCAGACCGAATGTTGACGGGAATCGATAAACAGCCTTGCAGCGTCAGCGCCAGGGCGGTGACACCCAGGACGGCGACCTTGGATCGGATAGTAGTCATGTAAGCTTATGTTCCCAAAGCTGGCGTTACAGAAGACCAAAGAGCTGGCGTGGCAACTGCTGGGCCAGCAGGGCAGCTTGAGCCATCAGCAGCCGGTCCAGATTGTACGCCACCAAGGAGTCCCAAGGCGGCCTAGGTGTTGCGATTTGCTTCGCGCATCCTCGGGAGCCGAACGATTGACGCCAAGTTCCCAGCGGATACTCTGCGGGCCGACTTCGGGTCGCCTCCGGGCCGCGGATCTCGACAAGTTCGATTCGGAGATTTGCAGATCACGGAGTCGCTACGCCCGGCCGCGACGCAGCACTTGCCCTCATTCGCGACTGCGCCGGCGGAGACCGACGTCCTGTTCATCGTCACGGCGGTGTTGGTGCTGTTTGCCCTCATCGGTATCGGTACCTTCTACTTCAAAATCCTCGCGTTGCCGGAGTAGATGCCACATCGGTGACAGAAGGTGCAGTTCGAGCTCGTCGCGGTGCTGGCCGCCGCTCCCCCAAACGGACAGCCGATCGAAGAGC
This region includes:
- the guaB gene encoding IMP dehydrogenase, whose amino-acid sequence is MRLIQEALTFDDVLLVPAHSRVLPNEVDFQTRLTRDITLKIPLVSAAMDTVTEARLAIAMALEGGIGIIHKNMNAERQAREVMAVKRYESGIIRNPITVGPQTSIGEVLKLTHAHNISGVPVTENGLLVGIVTGRDLRFETRMTEPVSTIMTPQERLVTVREGASREDVVRLLHEHRIEKVLVINDKFELRGLITVKDIQKAKDFPKASRDAQERLRCGAAVSVGKGTDERVAALVEAGVDVIVVDTAHGHSQGVLDRVEWVKVRYPEVQVIGGNIATADAARALVDAGADAVKVGIGPGSICTTRIVAGVGVPQITAVANVTEALEGTGVPLIADGGLRFSGDVAKVIAAGANSVMIGGLFAGTDEAPGEVEIYQGRSYKSYRGMGSLGAMGSSEGSSDRYFQEETEKEKLVPEGIEGRVPYKGSVLNVIHQLVGGLGSSMGYTGCATIEEMRTKPQFVRVSAAGMRESHVHDVQITKEAPNYRIDN
- the guaA gene encoding glutamine-hydrolyzing GMP synthase; protein product: MTNIHADRILILDFGSQYTQLIARRVREAGVYCELHPHDMAPSAIREFAPSGVILSGGHQSVHQDETPRADSLVFELGVPVLGICYGMQTMAAQLGGSVAPAVHREYGYAQVRARGHSRLLRDIEDHTSPEGYGLLDVWMSHGDRVEALPPGFHVIAETANAPLAGIADEERRFYGVQFHPEVTHTRQGQRIIERFLHEICNCGRLWTPGNIIEDSIAKIRDQVGSDAVLLGLSGGVDSSVVAALLHRAIGTQLTCVFVDNGLLRLGEGDQVMSTFARHMGVQVIRVDAEDRFLGRLKGVTDPEQKRKIIGNTFIEVFDDEASNLVNVQWLAQGTIYPDVIESAGAKSGKATVIKSHHNVGGLPEEMNLKLVEPLRELFKDEVRKIGIELGLPSEMVYRHPFPGPGLGVRILGEVRKDDAITLRKADHIFIEELRRADLYNQVSQAFAVFLPVRSVGVVGDNRQYAHVIALRAVETLDFMTARWAHLPYDFLDLVCRRIVNEVPGVSRVVYDITGKPPGTIEWE
- the tadA gene encoding tRNA adenosine(34) deaminase TadA, translated to MDPSNDTDEHWMRLALSLADRAAAEGEVPVGAVLVLKDEVIGEGWNRPIGAHDATAHAEIQALRDAGQRLGNYRLPGTILYVTLEPCVMCAGAIIHARVGEVVFGAADPKAGACGSLFDILPSDGRFNHRTGCRGGVLAEACGETLRGFFQARRRRQTIPTIDK
- a CDS encoding glycoside hydrolase 64/thaumatin family protein; protein product: MNKHPSVVVRPIRACACGALLLASQVSADPAVGGSCEAEVGVIAGDYIACLLAARADSLNGQAQDPARMAVGLEDCDREHLRRYVETVLRDPASCPGAEESLDGIFKHLRQLHDGALDAVDQVALIVSGRSTTPVAGNIILFNNCALPLKLMSDTNATIDGNVLQAGDQETFPIGELHVGSPNKILVAPVTTRDQCRELACEDWTAVQPNTVQREPGMWEHPNLTYAAYCQPTNAGAAQCLSDPAETPCCGPKMNYDKTFGTHLELTPDFQGQDFVNLSTNAMPPLLCGPGVDPNNCVTVSANIFFNLPIQVDMAGGDCACDSLGNRTQLICTTVSCEDAYQYPLDPKQCACSSGGQRGYTVTYCPEGSPLPRIPSAP
- a CDS encoding SHOCT domain-containing protein, translating into MTTIRSKVAVLGVTALALTLQGCLSIPVNIRSDPTGATVLANGQVIGTTPMQIYADRVFPHQRKGLDWHREGTLTLERSGCTPETMEVDNELLKRSLTVDLDCRPDAPMVSASQAVPAQPAAATRASPGGSGATAQRLEELEGLRRQGLISAEEYQSIRKRILDQL